Genomic segment of Candidatus Methylomirabilota bacterium:
AGTTCTTCTACCGCGAGCCGCTGTCGCCGACGAACCACGTCGCGCGCTTCCACGCGGCCGACGTGCACGGCATGTACGACCGTCTGCCGGCCTGACGGGGGCTCGGCGGCGCCGGTGATCCCGGGCGTCGCGGCCCGGACGAAGAGACGGCTGGCCCTGGGCGGCCAGCGAGGCTTCACCCTGATCGAGCTGATGATCGTCGTGGCGATCATCGGCATCCTGGCGGCGATCGCCATTCCGCTCTATGCCAACGTGCAGGCGCGGGCGCGGATCGCCAAGGCCCAGGCCGACGCGCGGGCGATCGCGTCCGCGGTGTCGATCTACTCGGCCCACATGGGCAACGTGCCGACGGCGACGGACCTCAGCGAGCTGACGGTGGTGGTCACGAACGGGCAGGGGCAGACGGCCGGACCGTTCCTGGCGAGAACGCCGAGCGTGCCCGCCAACTGGACGCCTGCCGCGGGCTACGCGTACGCCGCGAGCACCGTGTCGGGGACGTTCAACATCTCCGCGACGGGCGACGCCGCGACCGTCACGGTTCCGTAGCTTCTCGTAACTGTAGCTCGGTACAGGCGCCGGGGAGGGGGGCACCGCCCCCTTCCCGGCGCTTCTTTTTGGGTTAGTCTACCCCCATGCTCTCGGTCGGCCTGGCTTGACGCTCTCCCGAGGCGGTTCGTAGAATTTCGCATGACGTCCACCCGCCGGCCGGCCGCCGCCGACGCTCGCGTCCTGCCGCTCGCGGGCCTGCGGGACGACGCCTACCGGCTCCTCTTCGAGGACCACCCGCAGCCCATGTGGCTCTTCGACGCCGAGACTTTCGCGTTCCTGGTCGTCAACGACGCGGCGGTCCGGAAATACGGGTACTCGCGCGAGGAGTTTCTCGCTCGCACCCTCCTCGACATCCGTCCGCCCGAGGACGTTGCGCGCCTGCTCGAGGTCGTCGCGCGCGGCCGCCAGCGAGGGGACGCGATCGACGAGGCCGTGCACCGTTGCAAGGACGGAACCATCCTCAACGTCACCGTCACGGTGAGCTACGCCACGCTCGAGGGACGGCCCGTCGGGCTCGCGATCCCCTACGACGTCACCGACCGGCAGCGCGCCCTCGAGGCGGCGGAGGCGGGGCGGAGGGAAGCCGAGATCCTCGCCGGGCTGGCGCGAGCGATCGGCGCCACGCTCGACGTGGACGTGGTGCTCCAGCAAGCGGTCGAGGCGGCCTGGCAGCTCTCGGCGAGCGACCTCGCCGTGATCGCGCTGAGGGATCCGCACTCGGACACGATGAGGATCAGGTACGAGGCGGGACAGTCCCGCAGCGGCGTGTACAAGGGCTTCACGCTCGAGCGCGGCAAGGGCATCGGCGGCTTCGCCTGGGAGCGCGGCTGGCCGGTCCGCACCGACAACCGGCTCGAAGACCCGCGGATCAGCCGCGACTACGATCACGCGGTCCACGACGAAGGGATCGTGACGACGCTCGCCGTCCCGATTCTCATCGACAACGAGGTCGAGGGCCTGCTCTGGGTGAACAACCGGTCCCCTCGGCCGTTCACCGAACGGGACGAGGTGATCCTGATTCGGCTGGCGACCT
This window contains:
- a CDS encoding prepilin-type N-terminal cleavage/methylation domain-containing protein, giving the protein MIPGVAARTKRRLALGGQRGFTLIELMIVVAIIGILAAIAIPLYANVQARARIAKAQADARAIASAVSIYSAHMGNVPTATDLSELTVVVTNGQGQTAGPFLARTPSVPANWTPAAGYAYAASTVSGTFNISATGDAATVTVP
- a CDS encoding ATP-binding protein → MTSTRRPAAADARVLPLAGLRDDAYRLLFEDHPQPMWLFDAETFAFLVVNDAAVRKYGYSREEFLARTLLDIRPPEDVARLLEVVARGRQRGDAIDEAVHRCKDGTILNVTVTVSYATLEGRPVGLAIPYDVTDRQRALEAAEAGRREAEILAGLARAIGATLDVDVVLQQAVEAAWQLSASDLAVIALRDPHSDTMRIRYEAGQSRSGVYKGFTLERGKGIGGFAWERGWPVRTDNRLEDPRISRDYDHAVHDEGIVTTLAVPILIDNEVEGLLWVNNRSPRPFTERDEVILIRLATYAAIALRNAQLFERVQSANERLAVLSRRLIEVQEAERRHLARELHDDLGQLLTVLWLNLVRLREDPGPLRSEQLDESLRIVGRLVEEVRSRSLDLHPSVLDDLGLVPALEWYVERHAGSAGLSATVSAEPGGLRWPPEIEGACFRVTQEALTNVARHARARNVRVELRRLPSALELTIRDDGVGFDVEAARRNAMQGESLGLLGMQERVQLAGGRLTIDSTPGAGTRIRVSFPAAPA